CAATTTCATAGAGACAGCGCAAGAGTCAATTGTTGAATCGTACACTAGCATGGTGCTTctcgagaaagagagaaaatCTGAGAGCCATAGCAGCAAAGAATTGCAATTGAGGATAGAGGAACTGGGCAGAAAGTGGATATCCGAAAGGGAACGCCGAAAATTAGACATCACTGCAGCTGAGTCCCGCATCAGTCGCCTAGAAGCTGAGAACGACCTGTTAAGAGAGCAATTGTATAGCTCGACAATCAGAAAGTAATCAACGAACACTGGTTGTCTGTATTCAGAGTGCAGCTTTGTCGATTCTTATTTATCTTTATTGAAATATGGAGGTGGCTCGCGCCGATCTATTCTATATTAACATCCCCTTCTGCATCAACAACCACGGCAGAATTTGTGGGTTCGTCATCACTAGATTCATCGCTATCTTGATCTCCATTGGcctccttcttggcgaaTTCGAttgcttcttcgagaagctcGCCCTGTACCATTTTATGCAGACCATTTGTTTCAGATGCAGAGCACCAACTTATTTCCAACTCGAAAtccttttccttgttgTCTTCGTGTGCCATGTAGATAATTTTGGCAGCCTGTTTCACAGCTTCCTTGCCAGTTATCCCATCTGGATACTTATCGACcaacttctccagctcTGCCTTAGCCGTCTGCCTGCCCTTCCCTGTGGCGGCTCCCTTGTAACCCCAATGAGCGCCACTTGGCTCAAGCATGTACAAATGAGGACCCTCCTCGTCTATTCCTCCGAAGATCGTCGTGACACCAAATGGTCTCACACTGTTATACAGCGTGTGCGCCTGTACGTATTGACCCAGACGGTCCGCAAGTGCCGGTATAGGGATAGGTTTGTTGTATAACTTCTTGAAACTAGATGCCTCTTCACGCCCTCTGTTCACCAGTTGTCTGCCGTCAGGCATCAGGCCTGAATAAACACATCCAATATGACGGTCGATTACCTGGATCTTGACATTCTTTTTGGGTACTAGCAATTTCGATGTGATCAATTTCTCTACAGCAAACACAACACCGTCATTAAACTTGATTCCGATCGAAGTGGTACCGTTTTCTACCGCTTTCACTGCATATTCGACCTGGAAATTTCTTCCATCGGGAGAGAAAACACTATTGGACAAATCGTAACCGGTGCCAATTGAAGTCATTTCGAATTCAAAGCCAAATCCTTTCTGAACAACTATTCGACCTGGCTCTTGCTGCCCGCCAGtctcttcaagagaagTCGGTTCTTTATTCTTTGCCACCCTTCTGAGATCCGCTTACTCTAAGGTTCTTCGTGTATGGTGATCTTTAATTCTGATCAAGCCTTAAGAAGTATAGCGGTCGATACCAACTTTAGCTTAGAAGCTATGAAAGTAGGTCCCACTTGAGGCCTTGAGGGCAGTTAGATTGATCGTTGCTTTGGGTTTGACATATATCATTTTTGTCCCATGACGAAGGAGACTATAAGAGTGGTTTTATGCGGTGACAATGGAGTCGGTAAGTCGAGTCTGATCCTCGCTCTCGTTAAGGATAGGTTCATACCAAATCTGCAGGATGTTTTACCCACGGTGACAATACCAAGAgatttttcgtcaagtCCGTATTCACCCAAAAATACCGTTCTGATAGACACGAGTAATAATGACCCGCTCGAGTTGCAGCGACAGCTGAAGAGTGCTGATGTGATATGGCTAGTTTACAGCGGGCACGAATCATATGAGCGGATTTCATTGTATTGGATGATGACCTTCCGGTCTCTTGGCTTAAACATCCCAGTGATTCTGTGTAAGAACAAATGTGACGACTGTGGAGAAAATACCACTGGGCTAGAGGCAGAAGATACCAAGGTGGAAGATGAGGAGTTCATTCCGATCCTGATGGAATTCAAGGAGGTTGATACATGCATTAAGACGAGTGCTAAGACACGGTTCGGCGTGAACCAGGCATTTTACTTGTGTCAGCGTTCGATAACCCATCCGATCGCTCCGCTGTTTGATGCAAGAATTGGCGAGTTAAAACCCTTAGTAGTGACAGCCCTGAAGAGGATTTTTTTGCTTTGCGATGAGGACCAGGATAATTATCTaaatgatgaggaaatAACAGcactgcagaagaaatgtTTCCATAGGAATATTGATGCAAACGAGCTAAGTTTTATAAAACAGACATTGACAGACATATCAGCTCCCTCCCAAGAATACTCGGATTGTGAACTGTACGTTCCCGAAAAAGGCATCACAAGAGATGGTTTTCTGGTTTTAAACAAGATTTACGCTGAGAAAGGTAGACACGAAACAACTTGGGGTGTATTACGCGCTTTCCAGTACACCGATTCTTTATCAATTCAGAATAAAGTTTTGTATCCCAAGCTGAATATTCCTGACACATCGAGTATCGAATTGAGCCCAAAGGGTTACAGATTTTTAGTGGATCTCTTTCTGAGGGTTGACAAGGATAATGATGGTGGATTGAACAGCAAAGAGCTCcattttcttttcaaatGTACGCCTGGTCTGCCGAAACTGTGGTCTGCCACCAACTTTCCGTTTTCTACCGTCGTGAACAGCCGAGGATGCATCACCTTACAAGGCTGGTTAGCGCAATGGAGCATGACTACTTTTCTCGATTATAGAATAACCACTGCGTATTTGGTATATTTTGGGTTCCAAGAGGATGCAAGGCTGGCTTTGCAGATAACCAAATCTCGCAAGATGAGACGAAGAGCAGGAAGACTATATCGATCGCCAGTAACCGACCGCAAGGTTTTCAACTGCTTCATGATCGGAAACGCAAAAAGTGGTAAGAGTATGGTTCTAGAGTCCTTTCTTGGTAGATCCTTCACTGAGATATACTCTCCGACCTTGAAACCACAAATAGCCGTCAACAGTTTAGAACTTAAGGGAGGAGAGCAGTACTATTTGATTCTCCAAGAGTTCGGACAACAGGAGACCTCAGTTCTCGAAAATAAGgaaaaactgaaagaaTGTGATGTTCTATGTCTGACTTACGATTCAAGCGACCCGGAGTCCTTTTCCTATCTGGCAGAGCTCTTTGACAAGTACGAATACCTAAACA
The nucleotide sequence above comes from Torulaspora globosa chromosome 6, complete sequence. Encoded proteins:
- the PRE10 gene encoding proteasome core particle subunit alpha 7 (ancestral locus Anc_7.20); protein product: MTSIGTGYDLSNSVFSPDGRNFQVEYAVKAVENGTTSIGIKFNDGVVFAVEKLITSKLLVPKKNVKIQVIDRHIGCVYSGLMPDGRQLVNRGREEASSFKKLYNKPIPIPALADRLGQYVQAHTLYNSVRPFGVTTIFGGIDEEGPHLYMLEPSGAHWGYKGAATGKGRQTAKAELEKLVDKYPDGITGKEAVKQAAKIIYMAHEDNKEKDFELEISWCSASETNGLHKMVQGELLEEAIEFAKKEANGDQDSDESSDDEPTNSAVVVDAEGDVNIE
- the GEM1 gene encoding ERMES complex Ca(2+)-binding regulatory GTPase GEM1 (ancestral locus Anc_7.19): MTKETIRVVLCGDNGVGKSSLILALVKDRFIPNLQDVLPTVTIPRDFSSSPYSPKNTVLIDTSNNDPLELQRQLKSADVIWLVYSGHESYERISLYWMMTFRSLGLNIPVILCKNKCDDCGENTTGLEAEDTKVEDEEFIPILMEFKEVDTCIKTSAKTRFGVNQAFYLCQRSITHPIAPLFDARIGELKPLVVTALKRIFLLCDEDQDNYLNDEEITALQKKCFHRNIDANELSFIKQTLTDISAPSQEYSDCELYVPEKGITRDGFLVLNKIYAEKGRHETTWGVLRAFQYTDSLSIQNKVLYPKLNIPDTSSIELSPKGYRFLVDLFLRVDKDNDGGLNSKELHFLFKCTPGLPKLWSATNFPFSTVVNSRGCITLQGWLAQWSMTTFLDYRITTAYLVYFGFQEDARLALQITKSRKMRRRAGRLYRSPVTDRKVFNCFMIGNAKSGKSMVLESFLGRSFTEIYSPTLKPQIAVNSLELKGGEQYYLILQEFGQQETSVLENKEKLKECDVLCLTYDSSDPESFSYLAELFDKYEYLNNYPVLFVALKADLDKVQQRCHLQPDEFAEQLHVNHPLHVSSTWLSSLNELFMKITEACLFPGKHTPGFPPEAALQESNYRQTAMVLGSAAGFLALFAFGVAKLIRPSRYS